A genomic segment from Triticum dicoccoides isolate Atlit2015 ecotype Zavitan chromosome 1A, WEW_v2.0, whole genome shotgun sequence encodes:
- the LOC119295516 gene encoding chalcone synthase 2-like: MATLLSTVREIRRSQRAEGAAAVLAIGTTTRPTVCPGRSIRITKSQHLTDLKQIFKAMRGARVLVVCVELTIVSFRGPEEADAHPHTLISQAFFGDGAGAVIIGTDAVHPVERPIFEMVSASQTMIAGTDRVLTMQLTEAGLDGHIFTKELVPIVAQHINQCLTDAFQPLGVMSDEATLWNDLFFVVHPGIRGILDHIEGALQLESGKLAASRTVLREYGNMLGATVIFVLDEQWRRMEEDRGTKGEWGVMMGFGPVFTIETMVLHSVASNPHNKN; this comes from the exons ATGGCCACCTTACTGTCCACGGTGCGGGAGATCCGTCGTTCGCAGCgtgcggagggggcggcggccgtCCTCGCCATCGGCACAACTACCCGGCCAACTGTGTGTCCCGGGAGGAGTATCCGGATTACCAAGAGCCAGCACCTCACCGACCTCAAGCAAATATTCAAGGCCAT GCGTGGTGCGCGTGTGCTGGTGGTCTGCGTCGAGCTCACCATCGTCTCCTTCCGTGGCCCAGAGGAGGCAGATGCCCATCCACACACTCTGATTAGCCAGGCGTTCTTCGGAGACGGTGCTGGCGCGGTCATCATCGGCACCGACGCCGTGCACCCCGTCGAGCGCCCAATCTTCGAGATGGTGTCCGCCTCGCAGACCATGATAGCGGGGACCGATCGTGTGCTCACCATGCAGCTGACAGAGGCCGGCCTCGATGGCCACATCTTCACAAAGGAGCTGGTTCCTATAGTGGCGCAACACATCAACCAGTGTCTCACAGATGCATTCCAACCGCTTGGAGTAATGAGCGACGAAGCCACCCTCTGGAATGATCTCTTCTTTGTAGTGCACCCCGGCATCCGAGGAATACTGGATCATATCGAGGGGGCACTCCAGCTAGAGTCGGGGAAGCTCGCGGCCAGTCGGACGGTGCTCAGAGAGTATGGGAACATGCTCGGCGCCACTGTGATCTTCGTGCTCGATGAGCAATGGCGCCGGATGGAGGAGGACAGAGGGACGAAGGGTGAGTGGGGTGTGATGATGGGATTTGGACCTGTGTTCACTATCGAAACAATGGTGCTGCATTCGGTGGCCAGCAACCCGCACAACAAAAATTGA
- the LOC119295525 gene encoding probable L-type lectin-domain containing receptor kinase II.1: MSFCLPLSCRRTVFPRTMSSMDHHDTADPFSDYDQPAGSMDGDDMSSLKELTDGFSDERTLGTGAYGKVYMGVHEYGKKIAVKMFHDDTPTHVDGGHEQFQKVFSNLQRLRHQNIVKMLGYCYETQQKHMEYDMRKFLSEKTQRALCSEYMHNGDLDKYLISGMIVLYYF; this comes from the exons ATGTCGTTCTGCCTTCCACTGAGCTGCAGGAGGACTGTCTTCCCCAG GACAATGAGCAGCATGGATCACCATGACACCGCCGATCCATTCTCCGACTACGACCAACCTGCTGGGTCCATGGATGGCGACGACATGTCCTCTCTAAAAGAGCtcaccgatggcttctccgatgaaCGCACCCTCGGTACCGGTGCCTACGGCAAAGTTTACATG GGTGTACATGAATATGGGAAGAAGATTGCTGTCAAGATGTTCCACGACGACACGCCAACACATGTTGATGGTGGTCATGAGCAGTTTCAGAAGGTGTTCAGCAACCTTCAGAGGCTCCGACACCAGAACATCGTGAAGATGCTTGGGTACTGCTATGAAACTCAGCAAAAACACATGGAGTACGACATGAGAAAATTTTTGAGTGAAAAGACACAGAGAGCGCTCTGTTCCGAGTATATGCACAACGGAGACCTTGACAAGTATCTTATTTCTGGTATGATTGTGCTCTATTACttttaa